The following DNA comes from Thermococcus piezophilus.
AAGGGCCACGGTGGCAACACGTCAAGCGCTTACCTGCTTGGCCTGCTCATCGGTTACAAGGCTAAGAAGGCCGGCATTGAAGAGGCCATACTTGACATAGGCCTCCACCCGCCGACCAGGGGCTCGAGCGTCTTCGCCGTCCTCAAGGGAGCCGTCGATGCCGGCTTGAACATCCCGCACAGCGAGGAGATCTACCCGGAGGAATACAGGATAACCGGCGAGCATATTGCCAACTACGCCAAGGCCCTCAAGGAGGAGGACGAGGCCCTCTACAGGAAGCAGTTCGGTGGCTATCTCGTTGGGGGCCTCGAGCCCGAAAGGCTCCCAGAGCACTTTGAAGAGGTCAAGGCGAGAATAATCAAAAAGTTTGAGGAGGCGAGAGAATGAGCGACCCGAGGGAGATCGCCCAGAGGGTTTTGGAGGAGTGGCAGCCGAGGACCAAGCTCG
Coding sequences within:
- a CDS encoding 50S ribosomal protein L18, which gives rise to MAHGPRYRVPFRRRREGKTNYHKRLALLKSGKPRLVVRKSLNHHIAQIVVYDPKGDKTLVSAHTRELMRDLGWKGHGGNTSSAYLLGLLIGYKAKKAGIEEAILDIGLHPPTRGSSVFAVLKGAVDAGLNIPHSEEIYPEEYRITGEHIANYAKALKEEDEALYRKQFGGYLVGGLEPERLPEHFEEVKARIIKKFEEARE